The genomic window TTTCACCAACACTTTCAGTAGGCGATATTCCAGCGGAGTAAAAGATATTACTTGACCTGCAAGTGCAGCGGTCATTTCCGAAAAATTGACAAACAGATTTCCGTCGTCGAAATAATCGCCGCCATTTTGCTTTTGAATACGGGAGAGCATGGCAGAAACTTTTTTGCGGAACACGCTGATAGGAAATGGCTTAGTTACATAATCATCTGCTCCAAGCTCAAAGCCACGGAGCATATCGCTTTCCATATCGTTTGCCGTCAGAAAAATAACTGCTGTGTCCGGGCGGCGTTCTTTAATTTCCCTGCAAAAATCAAATCCGTTTCCATCGGGTAGGTTAATATCCAAAACAATCAAATCGTACTCCTGTTTCTCAAAAAAACGTGACGCTGCCGCCTTCGTCATTGCGGCGTCGATTTCATACCCGACAGAGGATAGGTTATAGCAAAGGGTATTATTCAAAAGGCGGTCATCCTCAACTACCAATATACGCATATCATCACTTCCTTTCCTTTTCAGTGTATCAGCCAAATATCACAGAAATCTCATGGCTGTTTGTTTTCTTTTCTGCGTCTGTCAACAGGCTTTTCAGCGTCCTTTGGTATCAGCCACATATATCCGATTTTTGAAACACCGGGTATGCGGTTTTCTCCGCATAGTATTTGCACCCGCCGTTCCGAAATGCCCCATTTTTGGGCGGCTTCTGGGCAAGACATATATTCCATACTGCACCCTCGTCCTTTCTTTTATCTTATCAGTATAATTATAGTCGGACAGCCGAATAATATCAAGTGTCTTCAATTGTGAATTATATTGGCTATATGTTAGAACCGTGTAGACATATCCAAGAAGAAAGG from Clostridium sp. MB40-C1 includes these protein-coding regions:
- a CDS encoding response regulator transcription factor; this encodes MRILVVEDDRLLNNTLCYNLSSVGYEIDAAMTKAAASRFFEKQEYDLIVLDINLPDGNGFDFCREIKERRPDTAVIFLTANDMESDMLRGFELGADDYVTKPFPISVFRKKVSAMLSRIQKQNGGDYFDDGNLFVNFSEMTAALAGQVISFTPLEYRLLKVLVKNPQIVLTRGVLLEKLWDCDENFVDEHALTSAISRVRNKIEKNKMQYIKTVYGMGYMWIGCGSK
- a CDS encoding DNA-binding protein, whose product is MEYMSCPEAAQKWGISERRVQILCGENRIPGVSKIGYMWLIPKDAEKPVDRRRKENKQP